A region of Cheilinus undulatus linkage group 10, ASM1832078v1, whole genome shotgun sequence DNA encodes the following proteins:
- the purab gene encoding transcriptional activator protein Pur-alpha yields the protein MADRDSGSDHGGPTAGPGSLPPGAMGAMSRLQHDTEELASKRVDIQNKRFYLDVKQNVKGRFLKIAEVGAGGNKSRLTLSMSVAVEFRDYLGDFIEHYAQLGPTNPDMVQDEPRRALKSEFLVRENRKYYMDLKENQRGRFLRIRQTVNRGPGLGSAQGQTIALPAQGLIEFRDALAKLIDDYGVDEEPAELPEGTSLTVDNKRFFFDVGSNKYGVFMRVSEVKPTYRNSITVPCKVWSKFGNTFCKYAEEMRKIQERSREKRASELLPEGPHGGDEGDDD from the coding sequence ATGGCGGACAGAGACAGTGGCAGTGACCACGGAGGGCCCACCGCAGGCCCCGGCTCGCTGCCCCCGGGTGCAATGGGAGCCATGTCCCGGTTGCAGCACGACACCGAGGAGCTTGCCTCCAAGCGCGTCGACATCCAGAACAAGCGGTTTTACCTTGACGTGAAGCAGAATGTTAAAGGCCGCTTCCTAAAGATAGCCGAGGTCGGAGCTGGGGGAAACAAGAGTCGCCTCACTCTCTCTATGTCGGTTGCCGTGGAGTTTCGTGATTATCTCGGAGACTTTATCGAACACTACGCCCAACTGGGCCCGACTAACCCGGACATGGTGCAGGATGAGCCCCGGCGGGCGCTCAAGAGCGAATTCCTTGTGAGGGAGAATCGGAAATATTACATGGATCTGAAAGAGAATCAGAGGGGGCGGTTCCTGAGGATCCGTCAGACCGTTAACCGGGGGCCCGGATTGGGAAGCGCGCAAGGCCAGACTATTGCTTTGCCGGCGCAGGGTCTCATCGAGTTTCGTGACGCTTTGGCTAAACTAATCGACGACTACGGTGTGGACGAGGAACCTGCGGAGCTTCCGGAGGGCACCTCGTTAACAGTTGACAACAAGCGCTTCTTTTTTGACGTGGGTTCCAATAAGTACGGGGTCTTCATGCGGGTCAGCGAGGTGAAGCCAACCTACCGGAACTCCATCACGGTCCCATGCAAAGTGTGGTCCAAATTCGGCAACACCTTTTGTAAATACGCGGAGGAGATGAGAAAAATACAAGAGAGGAGTAGAGAGAAACGGGCCTCCGAACTGCTACCTGAGGGGCCGCACGGCGGAGACGAAGGCGATGACGACTGA